The genomic DNA gtataattctcctcgttaaacaagcgttcgttattgaaatgtagtgaagaaatcattgataaaaCAACATTGACCTatcggttttcacacctaatcccgacTGAGTCACTTGTCGTTGTCtgaaaattcgagtgcggtgATGATGAGAATTAGCAGGATATATatcacataagcttggtctgttggttcctaactgtagtctaggtctctaagacttcGACCAATACTAGGTcgagtctagcctaattccctatagttatggctctgataccaatctgtcacacctcaaccgatggcggaatcatcggggcatggcactgagcgaaacaaattgtccagaagtttccataacaactatcattaccattcaatttatataatacgtcccataccgtacctcaaatagcaaacaaattattacatataacatctagtcaaatattctgttccgaaaactcagatttaaatataaaaattgtttttCTATGTCTAGAGACTCGATCCGCAAGATcaacagacaactatgctctagactcttattctagcttcgccttcctagcagctaagcatcttaaacacatgtcacatacgttaaaataaagtcaatacataaaatgtaaaggtgagcatacaagtttgataatagcatagtagggttcgaaatagtttacgcataaccagcacgtacacataggaaaacgaagcatgttaattatcgacatggctctatcgataccaatgactgcgggttgactgcccgaggcagttcgcaatacatgattaccaccataatccatgcaagtaattgtccttaacaacccccgtgtgaatgggtgctgagtccaaactatagtactatcgtcgttaaggcaggtagacaacattccacgtgtaaacataacaacaagcattcatttagtcacgtaatacatgtggtaacggttagcgtttgaaataattgagtagtgtgttcgattgtgatttagaataagtaacgtatgtaacacctaaaagtgctgaaagcaaaaagggatcgagtatactcacagtgattgatggattgaagggagcacttgagagtagggttagcctgaatagttcaatagcataacgatgagtaacgcgtaaaatagaaacaattgttggagggtcggacagcctggtcgatcggacggtaggtccgatcggacggcttgaccgttcggttaaccagtccgttcggacatcctgtccggtcggtcggtaggctgATCGGATGgattgttcgagtggattgtttcttcctttgagaaggatgtgtttgtgtatgatggtttgacttttgaagttttcgttgtagcatttgaaaacattgaagtatccttacctttcaggtcgatcgatcgaacggaccgttcgatcattcggcttaaccgatcggttaggtacttcagcaacaagttcttatcagggtgtcacctggtcggacggcttgaccgatcgggtggcactccaacgcgttgaacatgttgaaaatcggttaagtgttgaagcatagtatctcatgatccgaagagtaattcaaatcagaccgtagtccgatcgaacaacatttcgttcaatactagacttcatgaaattgttgaagtgtggggccatgtgctagccgatcggttggcctggtcgatcggctggcttgtccgatcggctaggctgtCTGTTCGGACAGTCAGCCCGATCGGGCAGCTTCTTGACCTGGTCgtcctgttcgtctaacacttggctgttctgatggtTTGTCGTTATATCAAGGTGccttgacaacgagttgaaccataggaccctcgttcttacttgttcctcctgatcagacaggaatcacccaagtccggccggtgaactgttcggaacagagtttaacgtttaacccaaaatcggtgaaaCTCGTGAATAGAATCCGGATCTCGAGTCGTGCAACCACCGaaatgattagcaagtcggcacaagctccgtttctatcggtttgaaggcattgagtgtaaaagagttgaaagaaagttggaaaaccatctttcaatccttttcactgAGAAgtgttcagatctatgaaagatctttgcttgtttatgtggaaatcggctagagaAGTGGAAAACCATCTCAAACACCCGTGACCCCTCGTTTCGCACAATCTGGAGACGGCTGCTAACGCTTGTGATGTACATTCTGCAAATATAAGTTTGGTTAGTTAATTAACATAGATATATGACATATTGAAATTCAGGGCGGCCCGTCTCCCATCCTGATTGTCCAGTGCGACCCGTTTCCCATGATGGACGCTGCGTTTGTCCAGGGCGGCCCGTCTCCCATCCTGGTCTTTGTGATTGTCTGGGGCGTGTCTCCCATCCTAGTCTTTGTGATTGTCCATGGCGGCCTGTTTCCCATCCTGGTCTCTGTGATTGTCCGTGGCGGCCTCCTGGTCGTTGCGATTGTCCCCAAGGTTCTCCTTGTTGCTCCTGGCTTTATGGGCTTCCAACCAAGAAGAATTTctaatcaacaaaaaaaaaagagaaataaTGAGGCAAAACTTGAAACGGTCATACAGTAACAAATTTACATTTTAAAAACTACCTTAAAGTTACGATCAAACTGGTTGGCCACGTTGCTGGTGTCACGAAGAGCAACAACCACTAAAGGCGTGTCACCTTCATTATAGGTCCAATGAACTACGCCAGCAGGCAATGCCAATATATCACCTTCCTTGTATTTGTAAACCTTCTGATGCTTGTCAAAAAGTTGTTCCCTTCCACCCTCTAGTGGAAACGATGTCTCAAACGTTTCCACGCACCCGGGAAGCACTGTTCCCTGAAGACCTTGACCTGTGTACAACCAGACATTATATTATAACAACAAAAATCAAAGACCAAACACACATCACTACCAAGGTACGTACCTCGTACAACATAGATGAGAAAAtaggtagggtttggttgacccgTCAACACTTTTTATCCATATTTTAGAATTACAAAAATAATGAACATACTTAACATGATTACTAATATAATCGTATGCCTCTTAATACGCTTTGTGTGGCTTTCGAAAATGTCTTTTTTTGACCCATACTAAAATGACTCTTTTTAACTAACATTTGTTTTGACCCATTATCCAGCCAGCCCGTCTTTTTTACTTCTAGTTGGAATAGATACTTGCAAATGAATATACATGTATACATATAATTCTATACATAATACCTACATAGGGGCACCTGAGATGTCACTTAAAAAGGCTTTTAGCTCTTTAGTCACCCCGCTAAATGGATAAAAAGTGATCTTCGTTTCGTAAGAGTAACCTATGAGATACCATCAATGTCAAAAGGAGTAGTGTTTAAATTCAAGCATACCAAGATCCAACAAACAATGCATTTAGTAGCACTATTTACATAAATCAATCAAATATAAATAAAGTTTTTCAGCAACAAAACTAACCATAATGTAACAAAATAGCATATAACAGTAACACACAGCAACATAAATTTCCTTATAAAACAAGATTATCAcagtaaaatgttataaaaaagCATACAGCTTTACGGAGCTTCTTAATCAAAGCCTTAGGCTTCCTCTTTAAACCTCTCTGGAACCTACAAACACacaaattacatataaaaacaaCAGATCTATCAAAACTATGTACCTGAAATAGGTTTGATAAAGGACATCCTGATCATGATTATAACTATGTACATGGCCCAGTCATAATCATGAAAAACTTAAGAATAAATATTACATTAGGCTATATATGTAACAAGATGCATAAGGATCAGTTCTAATAAGCTATATTCAGATTTTAAAAAGCAAAACTAATACGAGTTCACACGCTATATGAACACACAAAACTAAACCAGTTACGTTTTTGCAAATATGTACCCCTGACTTATTGGCAACCTATATCAGTTTTCATTAATCTTGCAGTTGGCGCGATAACAGATGCTGGTTGGTAAATCAAAAGCATTCCTGTTCTAAAGGGTTTATGTATTGAACCTTAAAGGTCTTGTAGTTTCATTAATCTTGCAGTTTTtggattaaaaaaataaaaaaatcttttaCCAATAATCCTAAAAGTTAAATAATGAGATACTACATTTAATAACCATCTTGATGGCACTTTCAaacccaaaaaaataaaataaaattagattaaatataaaaattcactagtgatgaataaagataaaataaaaccCTAATAGTGATGATTAACCAGAATACATAGTTTCATAAACACAAACAGATAAACAAAATTCAACTGGCAAATGATAAAAACTGAAATAACTAATACATTAGTGGATTATATCATTATAAGAAAGGTGCGACTTACAGAAGCCGGTTTTGATCATAAAATACTCCATAGAGCCTCCGATTGCAGCTGATACGACTCCAATCTTCAGGTACCAGTCCAGAAACTTCATTGAATTACAACGAGAATGGTAAATTAGAGAGCCATTAATCGATTTGAACTCCCATTCATCAATTTCAAATGCAACTCTGACGGTTTGAGGCTTGGATGCGAAACGATTCAATTGTCGCATTCAGTTGGAGACTTCTTTGTGGGCAACGTACATTGATTGGGGGTAAAATTGGTAGAAAAGGATGAAACATCAGGAAGGATGAAGACCTTTAGTCTGCCTTCTTAAAATTGTGAAGGTAAATTACTTTTTTATGTCTATAGGAAATGCTTTATATATATTATAGACTAGGTTATCATCCGGGAAATGCTTCCCGGGCTGGAGAAAGTtattaatatacttattatttaTAAGCAACACATactgaaaatcataaaaaataactGCCATGTTAATGGAATAAAAAAGCAACAGTTTACATTATAAGCTACCAAAGACTTCTTTATAGACGACATTAGACGTCTTATTTGTTGGTTTTCCATCGGCATCGAATATCAATATTTTAACTCCTTCTCTGGTCTTGACCCTTGATAATGCAACGTACAACTGACCATGAGTGAACACAGGATCTTTCAAATACAGACCAACTTTTGATAAGGATTGTCTTTGACTCTTGTTAATTGTCATGGCAAAACAAACTGATAAAGGAAATTGTCTTCGTTGGAATTCGAATGGTATTTTTTTGTCTGACGGAATCATATTAAGTCTTGGAATAAAAACTCTTGTGCCGATATTACCGCCAGATATCACTTCAGCTTCTATTACCCGTTTGCCTAGAAAAGTAATTTTTAGCCTTGTACCGTTACATAAACCTTTTTGTTGATCGATGTTTCGGAGAAGCATGACAGGAACACCAACTTTAAGAACTAATCTATGATTAGGCAAGCCAGAAATCCTAAGAGCATTCAAGTTCTCTGTTGAGTATAAACCTTCTTGAAATGAATCAAGCATTTGTTCAGTTTGACATATGCTATCGGAACTCAAATACTCTTTAGTATCACCTGGAAATAACGAAAGCAATCGATCATTAATTTCATGAACTACGTCATTTTTTGGTGCTAGAATTGCTCGCTCAGAAAAAAAAACCAGGATTCCGAAATTGTTCCATAATTAAAGGGTAGACGAAGTCAATTAAGCTTTGTATTGGATCAGAATTATCGGTGATTAATAGATCATCTGGTATCTGAATAATTGCTTCACCATCGTTATCATCTCCCAACTTACCTTCACCAATATCAAGCAGCCATTTCGCAAAATCCCTGATAGAGTCCATCTCAGAACTTTCAGCTCCAATTGTCAGGCGCATGTTTTTAGTCAACCTTAATAGTTTGCACTTTGACCATATATATGAAGAGCTTAAAGAAGCACAAACTATTTGTTGTCTAGTACCATTAGGAATAACCGGTAGGATTTGTCTAAAGTCACCGCCAAATACAAAAACTTTCCCTCCAAACGGAACATCAGAACGAATACTCCTACCGTCAGAAAATACGTTAGACATCGTCCTATCTAAAGCTTTAAAGGCATGTTTATGGACCATTGGTGCTTCGTCCCATATGATCAATTGAGTTTCCTTTAATAATTTCGTGATATCACTATTTGGCTTAATATGACACATGAAATCTTCAGTGAGATTAATTGGGATATGGAAGCGAGAATGGGGTGTCCTTCCACGAGAAAGTAATAATGAAGCAATGCCACTTGAAGCAACATTTAAAACTATCTCACCTCTACAtccaactgctgaagacaaagtcttccataaaaacgtttttccagtTCCACCGTAACGATAGACGAAAAATAACCCTCCTTTACGGCTTGCAACTGCTGCCATTATTTCGTCAAAAACAGATCGTTGTTCATCTGTCAAACATTGATGCAAATTATTAAACTCAGCTTGTACTTCATCTACGTCATGTGATAGCTCTTCATTGATTAGACGATTAGTAGCATCACGTAACGAATCATCATCAGGGAAAGGCATCGTGTTAAATCCTCGTAACGACGAACCATTCGAAAGTAAATATTTTTCAATTTCCAACAAAGTAAGGTTTTTAATTTGATGTTCAGGAAGAAgtaaacctaaaaaaaaaattaattgttaTTGATAATCAAACGGAAAAGTAGAACGTAAAATAGAAAGACAGGTAAGAACCTTGAATATTTGTTTCTTTTTGACGTCTGTATAAAATATCATCTGCTAAGTATTTCCACGTGTTCTCCCACACAACTCTGGCCGTGAAAGTGTATTTGACAACAGCAAGGTAGCAAATAACGCTCGGAGATACCCAGCATGTCCTTCAAAACTTGCTTCTTTAATGGCCTCAACATATTCATTGTCATCATCTAAGAGCCCCATTGCGTAGCAAGCATCTCTAAAAGTCAGGAATAACTGACCGTTAACAGTACGTATTTCCTTAAAGGATCTGGGACCTCTAACTTTATTGAGAAGTATCCTCAAAAAATAAGGTTCGCCTAATGCAGGAGACACAGAATGTATACGGCCAACAGTTTGGTACGTCTTACGTACCTGCCAAGATCTATCTTGAGGTTTCCAAACAAATTTGGAAGGAAACTCGACATAAGTCAACTTTCTAGCATTTTCATTTGACTCGTTTAATTTCATCCATTCAACAAATATTGAAGAAGCAACAGAAGGCTTGCTTAACACATTATCAATATCGTCATCCGCACCATACACAACATTCTGTTGACCCGGCATATGAAAGGGAAGCCTCATAACTGCAGGATACCTATAATGAACCTCGTTTGAGAATTTTCTCCATGATACCTCACAAGCTGAAATATATCTGCAATCATAATATTCCTTGATCTCATCTCTTGGCTTATTCTTAATGGTTGGATTTGAAACACCAGAAACAACCGCAGTAGCCATATCAGGGCCTTTATTAATGTACTTGAACAAATATCTAACTGAACCAGATTGATTACACCATTCTACATTGATGTGTGCTTGATATCTTTTTAGAAGCCTTTTGTTATATGGAACAACGCTTCTGTTGTCCAAACTAACACCAGATTTTATAACTGTGTGACCGGAATCTCGTCTTCGGTATACAGGGAAACCACTTGAATCAACAGTTGTATGTGGTGAAAATTTCTTTGGAAAGTTTTTTGAACATCTTTTATCAACCATGCAAGGACAATTCAAATTAGAATTTCCACATGGACCGTGAATCATATAATCACTTACCAAGGAATAAAGTTCCGGATCTTCATTTTTATCAGGAATCTCAGCGGATATGAATGGATCTATGTGATCTACAGTAGGAAGTTTGTGATCGACATTCATAAATAAGCATATATGTGCATGAGGAAGACCACGCTTCTAGAATTCTACCGTATAaacaactaaaaaaataaaaaacacataTTGAGTACTTTATAAAAGTAATTGCAAATTATAAACGAAAAAAAAGAAATGtaaaaaataaactaaatacCAGCATTAATCTCACCGAGATAATTGGAATCCTTCAAATCTTTGAGTATGGAATCAAGCTTAATTTTAAACAATCGACACAATATGTCAGGCCTGTCTTCAGCTTTGATGGTGGAATCTTTTAGAAATCTCTTTACTTCTGGCCATTTTGGATTACAAGTTATAGTTATGAAGAAATCTGGATACCCGAACGACTTACATAAGGCCATTGCATCAAGGTATTTTTGTTGCATGAATCTTGCACCTCCAGTAAATGAAGAAGGTAGTATAACAGCCTTTCCAGTGTCTTTTAAAGTTTGTTTACCTTTAGCTTTATGCTTCTGAAGATTTTCAAATGTCTCATATCGAAGTTTTGTTTGTTGTCTCCGAATGAAATGTAGTCTCTCGCTCTCGATCATAGTATATGCAATAACCAAAAATTGTTGCAACAACCTTCTTCCATTAAGAATTAAGGAAAAACCATAATTTCTATCTTGGATCCTATATGCAAAAAAATTCTCTCATGGTGCACTTTGGCTTTATTTTCTTTTGTGTCGCAATGAAATCTCTATGGGGAATATCAATTCTATATCCATCATCACCATATGGGAATAGCAACGGATATTGCAAAGCAAGATATGATGGATGTAATTCACTAATACGCTGGAGCATTCTAGACTGAGTCTCCACAAGAATATCACGATGATCTATAGCTTTATCTATGTCTCCGACAACCAAAGCAGCAATTTCAGACGTGGTTGGTAAGTTATATATTCTGCCATCTTTTTCTCTTTTATACATAAGACGGAGTTTAAGGTTGGCCTCTGGGGATTCGTGAAAATGGTCTCTGACCATCCTATATgtcttaaccaacatattttctgaatctaataaatTCCTCAAATACTGTATCATTTCAACATCAAGCTCTTTATCATTAGAGGACGAAGGTTTGCTTGTTTTCCTGacaaaatataaataaacaaCATAAAGTTAATATAGCATAATAATAATAGAACAtcgttttttataaataaatataagtaaAAAAGATGGTGCTTATAATGAATCATACCCGAATAATGTCTGTCTGTTTGTTATTTCATTTTCAGTGTCATATATGTATAGCTGACAAAACTGAGGTTGATTTCCATTAGAAGGTTTAAGACTACCGATGCAATGATAGTTTTGGCCACTTATACGATATATAAATGGAGCGTTGCCCTTGTTAATAGTAGAATCAACCTTTCCACCCATAGATGTAAAAGAGAACATAGAGTTGTATCGTCTAAtattcttctggaaaaacttgCTTTTTTCATCTGTGGAAGAAAACAAATTTTGATAAGGCGGATGCGCATCCTTTAAAGGCGGTAGCTCAACTTTACCATACCCACAACACATACCATAACACAGCTTATTAATAGTTATTCGACCTTTTCCACCTTCTGATGTCCATAACTTTGCACTACAGATTTGGCATGTAAGAACTTGGTCACCATGGTCCAAATAATCTACTAAAAAAATATTAATGGTTATATTGCAGTTTCAGTATAATATATCACATAAAAAGATGAAATAGAATTAAACCTTTAGATACCCCTTTATAAGGGTCGTCCACTCTAACTAAAACAACATCATCTTCATCGGAATCCAAATTGACCATAGGTATAGGAGTGGTATCACGTTTCTTGTGCTCAAGCTTACGTTTACCAGAAGACAACCTTGTAATTGTAGAAGTAGTACCAAATACCACTTGATTGTTACTAATATTGATGCGAGGAGAAATGGAATATCGACGATTTTCATTTGACGGTGTGGATTTGGTTCTGGAGTTATCTAAAGGTTACATAATTTATCATAAATGTTAGTATAAGCATCTTGTTTAGTAAAATATAATAGAAAAGTAAGACAACAGAAAGATAAGACATACCTGTTATGGTTGAAACTAATGAacttgtatgatttatacttCTATGAGGAGAAAAGGAGTATATGTTGCGATCAATATTATTAGAAGACTGCAGCGAACTTATGTTTTCAGGAAATATGTTAGGAAcatttgttg from Helianthus annuus cultivar XRQ/B chromosome 7, HanXRQr2.0-SUNRISE, whole genome shotgun sequence includes the following:
- the LOC110866649 gene encoding ATP-dependent DNA helicase PIF1-like, giving the protein MPFPDDDSLRDATNRLINEELSHDVDEVQAEFNNLHQCLTDEQRSVFDEIMAAVASRKGGLFFVYRYGGTGKTFLWKTLSSAVGCRGEIVLNVASSGIASLLLSRGRTPHSRFHIPINLTEDFMCHIKPNSDITKLLKETQLIIWDEAPMVHKHAFKALDRTMSNVFSDGRSIRSDVPFGGKVFVFGGDFRQILPVIPNGTRQQIVCASLSSSYIWSKCKLLRLTKNMRLTIGAESSEMDSIRDFAKWLLDIGEGKLGDDNDGEAIIQIPDDLLITDNSDPIQSLIDFVYPLIMEQFRNPGDTKEYLSSDSICQTEQMLDSFQEGLYSTENLNALRISGLPNHRLVLKVGVPVMLLRNIDQQKGLCNGTRLKITFLGKRVIEAEVISGGNIGTRVFIPRLNMIPSDKKIPFEFQRRQFPLSVCFAMTINKSQRQSLSKVGLYLKDPVFTHGQLYVALSRVKTREGVKILIFDADGKPTNKTSNVVYKEVFGSL
- the LOC110866651 gene encoding uncharacterized protein LOC110866651 → MNVDHKLPTVDHIDPFISAEIPDKNEDPELYSLVSDYMIHGPCGNSNLNCPCMVDKRCSKNFPKKFSPHTTVDSSGFPVYRRRDSGHTVIKSGVSLDNRSVVPYNKRLLKRYQAHINVEWCNQSGSVRYLFKYINKGPDMATAVVSGVSNPTIKNKPRDEIKEYYDCRYISACEVSWRKFSNEVHYRYPAVMRLPFHMPGQQNVVYGADDDIDNVLSKPSVASSIFVEWMKLNESNENARKLTYVEFPSKFVWKPQDRSWQVRKTYQTVGRIHSVSPALGEPYFLRILLNKVRGPRSFKEIRTVNGQLFLTFRDACYAMGLLDDDNEYVEAIKEASFEGHAGYLRALFATLLLSNTLSRPELCGRTRGNT
- the LOC110866652 gene encoding uncharacterized protein LOC110866652, with protein sequence MFSKSHDVSSEFFNNASFSSIDVLWETTKPKSLIIFGIIKNIFTGFGWYYMTCPTCLHEATMEIEEYLPLDGSFDSKKYEVYHCSNYECFEHIIKPLSKFKIKIEVEDDTDSTHLILFHDQAVQVLNKSAAELLKDNESEIKSLVGKLFAYKIQVTHEYIEKFDEVYDITAISSDYSVISHVKKSLLTKQEENIAKGKRNLYELYNVDPAFPSCSTKRPIIKTPLSDISNVDSPAERRKLRKIILDNKRSRKSSSSTNVPNILPENISSLQSSNNNKRSKKSSSSTNVTNILPENISSLQFSNNNKRSKKSSSSSSTNVPNIFPENISSLQSSNNIDRNIYSFSPHRSINHTSSLVSTITDNSRTKSTPSNENRRYSISPRINISNNQVVFGTTSTITRLSSGKRKLEHKKRDTTPIPMVNLDSDEDDVVLVRVDDPYKGVSKDYLDHGDQVLTCQICSAKLWTSEGGKGRITINKLCYGMCCGYGKVELPPLKDAHPPYQNLFSSTDEKSKFFQKNIRRYNSMFSFTSMGGKVDSTINKGNAPFIYRISGQNYHCIGSLKPSNGNQPQFCQLYIYDTENEITNRQTLFGKTSKPSSSNDKELDVEMIQYLRNLLDSENMLVKTYRMVRDHFHESPEANLKLRLMYKREKDGRIYNLPTTSEIAALVVGDIDKAIDHRDILVETQSRMLQRISELHPSYLALQYPLLFPYGDDGYRIDIPHRDFIATQKKIKPKLLQQFLVIAYTMIESERLHFIRRQQTKLRYETFENLQKHKAKGKQTLKDTGKAVILPSSFTGGARFMQQKYLDAMALCKSFGYPDFFITITCNPKWPEVKRFLKDSTIKAEDRPDILCRLFKIKLDSILKDLKDSNYLGEINAGI